A window of Cryptomeria japonica chromosome 3, Sugi_1.0, whole genome shotgun sequence contains these coding sequences:
- the LOC131874368 gene encoding serpin-ZXA-like — protein MDIHSLVHGQTDFSLEFSREALQVSAAKNSVFSPLSISVALSLGAGGAKGATLDQFCTCLKSKDVQQLHELSSHFINVVLLDGSVNEGPMLSFVNGVWVDQSMILKPNYSDIVKNQYNAEISSLDFINKANEARMEVNKWAANETKGKIEEFLPLNSVGGDTRLILANALYLKGAWQKNFDLSATKESTFNLLNGESVKVPMMTTTKSRSIQVVDDCKILGLPYFQGQENRSFSMYIILPNDINDLPELERKLDLNFLEHHLSPRSEVKVRSFQLPRFKVSSSVNATEILKTMGLFLPFSDDANFNDMVDCVSGRLCISDVFHNSFVEVNEEGTEAAAVTALVMEWRCAIIYLIEEDFTADHPFMFVIKEDRSGVILFVGHVLNPLET, from the exons ATGGATATCCACTCTTTAGTTCATGGTCAAACAgatttctcacttgaattttcAAGGGAAGCATTACAGGTAAGTGCAGCTAAAAACTCTGTTTTTTCTCCATTGAGTATATCTGTGGCATTGAGTTTGGGTGCAGGAGGAGCAAAGGGCGCAACATTGGATCAGTTTTGCACTTGTCTCAAGTCCAAAGATGTACAGCAATTGCATGAACTTTCTTCTCATTTTATCAATGTAGTTTTGCTAGATGGAAGTGTCAATGAAGGTCCCATGTTGTCATTTGTAAATGGAGTATGGGTGGATCAATCTATGATCTTGAAGCCCAATTACAGCGATATTGTGAAGAATCAATATAATGCTGAAATTAGCTCACTGGATTTTATCAATAAG GCAAATGAAGCTAGAATGGAGGTGAATAAATGGGCAGCAAATGAGACCAAGGGGAAGATAGAAGAGTTCCTTCCACTTAATTCTGTAGGTGGAGATACTAGACTAATTTTGGCAAATGCCTTATATTTGAAGGGCGCATGGCAGAAAAATTTTGATCTCTCTGCAACGAAAGAAAGTACTTTTAATTTGTTGAATGGGGAAAGTGTGAAAGTACCCATGATGACTACTACAAAGAGTCGATCTATACAAGTAGTTGATGACTGCAAAATCCTAGGCCTTCCCTATTTTCAGGGACAGGAGAACCGATCCTTCTCCATGTATATTATATTGCCCAATGATATCAATGATCTGCCTGAACTGGAGAGAAAGCTTGATCTTAATTTTCTTGAGCACCATCTTTCCCCAAGAAGTGAGGTGAAGGTACGATCTTTTCAACTACCTCGCTTCAAGGTATCTTCCAGTGTCAATGCAACTGAGATCTTGAAAACTATGGGACTTTTCCTCCCGTTCAGTGATGATGCAAATTTCAACGACATGGTTGACTGTGTGAGTGGGCGTCTCTGCATTTCAGATGTTTTCCACAATTCATTTGTGGAGGTTAATGAGGAGGGCACTGAAGCAGCAGCTGTCACTGCACTCGTGATGGAGTGGCGATGCGCAATCATATACCTAATTGAGGAGGACTTCACAGCTGACCATCCATTCATGTTTGTGATCAAGGAAGATAGAAGTGGAgttatcctctttgttggacatgtaCTCAATCCATTGGAAACCTAA